Proteins from a genomic interval of Microcoleus sp. bin38.metabat.b11b12b14.051:
- the cobW gene encoding cobalamin biosynthesis protein CobW, producing the protein MHKIPVTVITGFLGSGKTTLIRHLLQNNQGRRIAVLVNEFGEIGIDGELLRDCQVCDDEETVTSNIVELTNGCLCCTVQEEFLPTMQELLKRKDQIDCILIETSGLALPKPLIQAFRWPEIRTGATVDGVVAVVDCEAVASGTFVGDIDALMAQREADDSLDHETPIEELFEDQLACADMVLLTKVDRVDAETHQKVQTWLQQELRPSVKIVPCKGGEINPDVLLGFNAAVEDDLESRPSHHDTEEEHEHDDDINSTFFIADREFEPEALVKKLQSLMQKEEIYRIKGFVAVPNKPMRMVLQGVGDRIECFYDRPWQPSELRQTKLVIIGRELERDRIAAIIGN; encoded by the coding sequence ATGCACAAGATTCCTGTTACAGTTATTACTGGTTTTCTCGGTAGTGGCAAAACTACCTTAATTCGCCATTTGTTGCAAAACAATCAAGGCCGCCGCATTGCTGTTTTGGTTAATGAATTTGGCGAAATCGGTATTGACGGTGAATTGCTGCGCGATTGCCAAGTTTGCGATGACGAAGAAACTGTCACCAGCAATATTGTAGAATTAACAAACGGTTGTCTTTGCTGCACTGTTCAAGAGGAATTTTTGCCGACGATGCAGGAATTGTTGAAGCGCAAAGACCAAATTGATTGTATCTTAATCGAGACTTCGGGCCTGGCTCTTCCTAAGCCTTTGATTCAAGCTTTTCGCTGGCCGGAAATTCGCACGGGCGCTACTGTTGACGGTGTGGTGGCGGTTGTTGATTGCGAGGCTGTGGCTAGCGGTACTTTTGTTGGCGATATCGATGCTTTGATGGCGCAGCGAGAGGCTGATGATAGTTTGGATCACGAAACGCCGATCGAGGAATTGTTTGAAGATCAGTTGGCCTGTGCCGATATGGTACTGTTGACGAAGGTCGATCGCGTAGATGCCGAAACTCACCAGAAAGTTCAAACCTGGTTGCAGCAAGAGTTGCGCCCGAGTGTGAAAATTGTGCCTTGCAAGGGTGGCGAAATTAACCCCGATGTGCTGTTGGGATTTAATGCGGCGGTTGAGGATGATTTGGAGTCCCGCCCGAGTCACCACGACACGGAAGAGGAACACGAGCACGATGATGATATTAACTCGACTTTCTTTATTGCCGATCGCGAATTTGAACCGGAAGCTTTGGTGAAAAAGCTGCAATCCTTGATGCAGAAGGAAGAAATTTATCGGATTAAGGGGTTTGTGGCGGTTCCCAACAAACCGATGCGGATGGTGTTGCAAGGTGTGGGCGATCGTATAGAATGTTTTTACGATCGCCCTTGGCAACCTTCGGAACTCCGCCAAACCAAGCTGGTGATTATTGGTAGAGAGTTGGAGCGCGATCGAATTGCAGCTATAATTGGCAATTAA
- a CDS encoding GTP-binding protein, which yields MVTAGAIESVPVTVLTGYLGAGKTTLLNHILTQEHGKKVAVIVNEFGEVGIDNQLIIDADEEIFEMNNGCICCTVRGDLIRIIGNLMKRREKFDHIVIETTGLADPAPVIQTFFVDEDMRDKMLLDAVVTVVDAKHISQHWDAEEVQEQIAFADVVLLNKTDLVTAEELAELERRIRAMNAMAKIHRTHNAELDIDALLGVKAFDLNRALEIEPDFLGVHVHEHDATVKSMAIVEFGAIDGDKFSDWIGELLRTQGTDIFRTKGILNIAGKNERFVFQGVHMLFDGRPDRAWKATETPKNELVFIGRNLNETQLREDFRKCLV from the coding sequence ATGGTTACTGCTGGAGCAATCGAATCAGTTCCCGTGACCGTTCTCACAGGCTATCTGGGTGCAGGCAAAACTACGCTACTCAACCATATCTTGACACAGGAACACGGCAAAAAAGTTGCAGTCATCGTCAACGAATTCGGCGAAGTAGGCATCGACAACCAACTGATCATTGACGCCGACGAAGAAATTTTTGAGATGAACAACGGCTGCATTTGCTGTACAGTCCGAGGCGACTTAATTCGGATTATCGGCAACTTGATGAAGCGGCGCGAAAAGTTTGACCACATAGTCATCGAAACCACAGGTTTAGCCGACCCCGCACCAGTAATTCAGACATTCTTTGTAGACGAAGATATGCGCGACAAAATGCTGTTAGATGCAGTTGTCACCGTAGTCGATGCCAAACATATCTCGCAACATTGGGATGCAGAGGAAGTTCAAGAACAAATTGCCTTTGCTGACGTAGTTTTGCTCAACAAAACAGATTTGGTCACAGCGGAAGAATTGGCAGAATTAGAAAGGCGAATTCGCGCCATGAATGCAATGGCGAAAATCCACCGCACTCACAATGCAGAACTAGACATTGATGCGTTGTTAGGTGTCAAAGCATTTGATTTGAACCGGGCATTAGAAATCGAACCCGACTTTTTGGGCGTACACGTTCACGAACATGACGCAACAGTAAAATCAATGGCAATAGTAGAATTTGGTGCTATTGATGGCGACAAATTTAGCGATTGGATTGGCGAATTGTTGCGAACTCAAGGCACAGATATCTTTCGGACAAAAGGGATTTTAAACATAGCTGGAAAAAACGAACGATTTGTTTTTCAAGGAGTACATATGTTGTTCGATGGCCGACCCGATAGAGCCTGGAAAGCCACCGAAACTCCGAAAAACGAACTCGTATTTATCGGTCGCAACTTAAACGAAACTCAATTGCGAGAGGATTTTCGTAAGTGTCTAGTTTAA
- a CDS encoding WD40 repeat domain-containing protein: MGNKKTNKSEQTLELYAKVMLSDYITAVTWSPDGKTLAVCSAAGEVMLAKVGKTKELSLQPLQIATGKSVDCLSFSFDSQLLAAGGQDGTVQIWRVDSRKLITNLDNHHVWVDKLAWSPHCNQLAFSMGRCVQVWNADDHVVEVTLNFDSSSILDLAWHPIVQYLAVSGYQGVKVWSGEDWDEDPEILSVPSATGAIAWSPLGEYLACGNMDNTLIVSEWGNLEPWVMQGFPGKVRELAWSNQTNSLGAPLLAASSSQGVSVWARDADERVGWEGWALEVHENVVSAIAFQPNTFLLASAAADGQVCLWYKAEQLQQILEGAEGGFSCLAWHPDGEFLAAGGNGGELLVWSKSMRGKGFGRG; encoded by the coding sequence ATGGGTAACAAAAAGACAAATAAAAGCGAACAAACTCTAGAATTGTACGCTAAAGTAATGCTGTCTGACTACATAACTGCTGTTACGTGGTCGCCGGATGGCAAAACTTTAGCAGTTTGTTCGGCTGCGGGCGAAGTGATGCTGGCAAAAGTTGGGAAAACCAAAGAATTGTCTTTGCAACCGCTGCAAATTGCAACGGGCAAATCGGTAGATTGCTTATCTTTTTCGTTTGATAGTCAATTGTTAGCTGCGGGCGGACAAGATGGAACAGTGCAAATTTGGCGGGTTGATTCTAGAAAGTTAATCACTAATTTGGACAATCACCATGTCTGGGTTGATAAGTTAGCTTGGAGTCCCCACTGCAATCAGTTGGCTTTCAGTATGGGCCGCTGCGTTCAAGTCTGGAATGCTGATGATCATGTTGTGGAAGTAACGCTAAATTTTGACTCGTCATCTATCCTAGATTTAGCGTGGCATCCTATTGTTCAATATCTGGCAGTTAGCGGCTATCAAGGTGTTAAAGTTTGGAGTGGCGAAGACTGGGATGAAGACCCGGAAATTTTATCGGTACCGTCCGCAACAGGTGCAATAGCTTGGTCGCCGTTAGGGGAATATTTAGCTTGTGGTAATATGGATAATACCCTAATTGTTAGTGAATGGGGCAATTTGGAACCGTGGGTAATGCAGGGTTTTCCGGGGAAAGTTCGAGAGTTGGCTTGGTCGAATCAAACTAATTCTTTGGGTGCACCTTTGTTGGCGGCTTCGAGTTCTCAAGGCGTTTCTGTTTGGGCAAGAGATGCTGATGAAAGAGTCGGTTGGGAAGGTTGGGCTTTAGAAGTACATGAAAATGTCGTAAGTGCGATCGCATTTCAACCTAACACATTTTTGTTAGCTTCCGCCGCCGCCGACGGTCAAGTTTGTTTGTGGTACAAAGCAGAACAATTGCAGCAAATTCTCGAAGGTGCAGAGGGCGGTTTTTCCTGTCTCGCATGGCATCCCGATGGTGAGTTTCTCGCGGCTGGGGGGAATGGTGGCGAATTGCTGGTTTGGTCGAAATCTATGCGTGGCAAGGGATTTGGGCGGGGTTGA
- a CDS encoding CADD family putative folate metabolism protein, protein MTEQQFLEQLNSILDQNHLLKHPFYQMWNEGKLDLAMLQEYAQEYYLQVHNFPTYVSATHAACDDIKIRQMLLENLIEEERGAANHPELWLRFAEGLGLDRNAVLDREHLEKTTESVRILKDLARSESPAKGLAALYAYEAQIPEVSTTKIAGLKEFYGIDSQAALSFFQVHEKADEFHSEATREALLQLCQTEEAQQEALLAAEKATFALNLLLDGVYESFCQAK, encoded by the coding sequence ATGACCGAACAGCAATTTCTCGAACAACTCAACAGCATTCTCGACCAAAACCACCTGCTGAAACACCCGTTCTACCAAATGTGGAACGAAGGTAAACTCGACCTCGCAATGCTGCAAGAGTACGCACAAGAATACTACCTGCAAGTTCACAACTTCCCCACCTACGTCAGCGCTACCCACGCCGCCTGTGACGACATCAAAATTCGTCAAATGCTCCTCGAAAACCTCATAGAAGAAGAGCGAGGTGCCGCAAATCACCCCGAACTGTGGCTGCGCTTTGCCGAAGGTTTGGGTTTAGACAGAAATGCAGTTCTCGATCGCGAACACTTAGAAAAAACCACCGAATCCGTCCGCATTCTCAAAGACTTAGCGCGCAGCGAATCTCCCGCCAAAGGTTTAGCCGCCCTCTACGCTTACGAAGCACAAATCCCCGAAGTTTCCACAACCAAAATCGCTGGTTTAAAGGAATTTTACGGCATCGATTCACAAGCTGCTTTGTCCTTCTTTCAAGTTCACGAAAAAGCCGACGAGTTCCACTCGGAAGCCACCCGCGAAGCTTTGTTACAGCTTTGTCAAACTGAAGAAGCGCAACAGGAAGCGCTGTTAGCTGCCGAAAAAGCAACTTTTGCTCTCAATTTACTGCTTGATGGTGTTTACGAAAGCTTTTGTCAAGCTAAGTAA
- a CDS encoding metal ABC transporter permease: MLNILIEPLKFEFMRNAIAVGILLGIVCAVVGSYLIVQQMGMMVDMIAHSVLAGLPIAFYFGYNISIGAFISGIISAIIMAWIQAQSRLKIDAVMALILSTFLAISVTLISLLRTTKLDLDGFLFGNILSVAPSDVQQTLVITVIILVAVKIFYKELLFYTFDPLGAQASGLPVNLIYLGLISAITLTVVASLQTVGALLVISLLIGPGITAYLMVKELHLMMGLGAIIGIAASVTGMYLSYYFNMPSGAAIVLVVFGLFLVALLFSPSQGILTRKRGE; this comes from the coding sequence ATGTTAAACATACTAATCGAACCGCTCAAATTCGAGTTCATGCGAAATGCGATCGCCGTCGGAATTCTGCTAGGAATTGTCTGCGCCGTAGTCGGTTCATACCTAATTGTACAGCAAATGGGAATGATGGTAGACATGATTGCCCATTCAGTATTAGCTGGACTGCCGATTGCTTTTTATTTCGGCTACAATATTTCCATCGGTGCATTTATCTCAGGAATCATCAGCGCGATAATTATGGCCTGGATTCAAGCCCAATCGCGGCTTAAAATAGATGCAGTTATGGCATTAATTTTGTCAACTTTTTTAGCAATTAGCGTCACCCTAATTAGCCTGTTGCGGACAACAAAACTAGACTTAGACGGTTTTCTATTCGGGAATATCTTGTCAGTTGCACCGTCAGATGTGCAGCAGACTTTGGTCATAACTGTGATTATTTTGGTGGCGGTTAAAATCTTTTACAAAGAACTGCTATTCTATACCTTCGACCCGCTGGGCGCGCAAGCATCCGGTTTACCTGTAAACTTGATTTATTTGGGACTAATTTCGGCGATTACACTGACAGTCGTTGCGAGTTTGCAAACTGTGGGCGCACTGTTAGTAATTTCGCTGTTAATCGGGCCGGGAATAACGGCGTATTTGATGGTAAAAGAGTTACATTTAATGATGGGATTGGGTGCGATAATCGGGATTGCTGCTAGTGTGACGGGGATGTATCTTAGTTATTATTTTAATATGCCCTCTGGTGCGGCAATTGTCTTAGTTGTATTTGGCTTATTTTTAGTAGCTTTGCTGTTCAGTCCCAGTCAAGGAATTTTGACTAGAAAGAGAGGAGAATAG
- a CDS encoding metal ABC transporter ATP-binding protein, protein MLEVQDLAVNYRGISALNGVNFKLDPGQLTGVFGPNGAGKSTMVKAMLGLIPASRGLVKYQGRLLKEQLGRVAYVPQRSQIDWDYPITVWNAVMMARTVQTGWFRTPSKQSRELVKAALLRVGMWDLRDRQIGELSGGQQQRIFLARSIAQQADLFFFDEPFSAIDKATEEIIFDIFAELKAENKTLLVISHDLGDTLKKYDNLLLLNKQLIATGSCREVLTATNIQKAYGYDLSLVSA, encoded by the coding sequence ATGCTAGAAGTGCAAGACTTGGCTGTGAATTATCGAGGAATTTCGGCCCTCAACGGCGTGAATTTTAAGTTAGATCCGGGACAGTTAACGGGCGTGTTCGGCCCCAACGGCGCGGGGAAAAGCACGATGGTGAAGGCGATGTTGGGCTTGATTCCGGCGTCTCGGGGTTTGGTAAAATATCAGGGGCGGTTGTTGAAGGAACAGTTGGGACGGGTGGCTTATGTGCCGCAGCGATCGCAAATTGACTGGGATTATCCGATTACGGTGTGGAATGCGGTGATGATGGCGCGGACTGTCCAGACTGGTTGGTTTCGGACTCCCTCGAAACAGTCGCGGGAATTGGTGAAAGCTGCTTTGCTGCGGGTGGGAATGTGGGATTTGCGCGATCGACAAATTGGCGAACTCTCCGGGGGACAGCAGCAGCGGATATTTTTAGCAAGATCGATCGCCCAACAAGCCGACTTATTCTTCTTCGACGAGCCCTTTAGTGCGATCGACAAAGCAACAGAAGAGATTATATTCGATATTTTTGCCGAACTCAAAGCCGAAAATAAAACCCTGCTAGTAATCAGCCACGATTTAGGCGACACTTTAAAAAAATACGATAATTTATTATTGCTCAACAAGCAGTTAATCGCCACTGGTTCCTGCCGGGAAGTTCTCACCGCGACCAATATTCAAAAAGCCTATGGATACGATTTAAGCTTAGTTTCTGCGTAA
- a CDS encoding zinc ABC transporter substrate-binding protein, with translation MLKKLTGKSRKWCGVAVLAMGFGLVGCNWGPQASNPTPQSPAATQTQANPPGNLPKVVATTGVICDITKEIAQKSIDTTCLIQPGEDPHAYQTKPEDRKAIETANLILYGGYNHEPSIIKLIKSSSNSAPKIAVHELAVPKPLMGEHEHEGEQKAQNKTHASDEKVPDPHVWHNPKNGIRMVETIRDELSKVSPTNAQLYTTNAAKLTDDLAKIDTWIKAQIATIPAQKRKLVTTHDALSYYADAYGLEIAGALQGVTTEEQPTAARIAELSSEIKTAGVPTIFVETTTNPKLMQTVAREANVKISDKELYSDELGGSGTGADTYEGMLTTNTCAITSGLGGNCKPFP, from the coding sequence ATGTTAAAAAAATTGACCGGAAAAAGCCGCAAATGGTGCGGTGTGGCGGTTTTGGCGATGGGTTTCGGGCTGGTTGGCTGCAATTGGGGCCCCCAAGCCAGCAATCCCACGCCCCAGAGTCCCGCCGCCACTCAAACTCAAGCTAATCCCCCCGGAAACTTGCCAAAAGTCGTGGCTACGACGGGCGTTATCTGCGATATTACTAAGGAAATTGCCCAAAAGTCGATCGACACCACCTGTCTGATCCAGCCCGGAGAAGACCCCCACGCCTACCAAACCAAGCCAGAAGACCGCAAAGCCATTGAAACAGCAAATCTGATTTTATACGGTGGCTACAACCACGAACCCAGCATCATTAAATTAATCAAATCCAGCAGTAATTCCGCACCCAAAATCGCCGTACACGAACTCGCCGTTCCCAAACCGCTGATGGGCGAACACGAACACGAAGGCGAACAAAAAGCCCAAAATAAAACCCACGCCAGCGACGAAAAAGTCCCCGATCCTCACGTTTGGCACAATCCTAAAAATGGCATCCGCATGGTAGAAACAATTCGCGATGAATTGAGCAAAGTTTCCCCAACTAATGCTCAACTATATACCACAAATGCCGCCAAATTAACAGATGATTTAGCAAAAATAGATACTTGGATTAAAGCACAAATTGCGACAATTCCGGCTCAAAAACGCAAATTAGTCACAACTCACGATGCCCTGAGTTACTATGCTGATGCTTACGGCTTAGAGATTGCTGGAGCTTTGCAGGGAGTGACAACAGAAGAACAGCCCACAGCCGCCAGAATAGCCGAATTATCATCAGAAATTAAGACAGCAGGAGTTCCGACAATTTTTGTCGAAACCACAACTAATCCGAAGTTGATGCAGACTGTAGCGAGGGAAGCAAATGTCAAAATTTCCGACAAAGAACTGTACAGCGACGAGTTAGGCGGTTCCGGCACCGGTGCTGACACCTATGAAGGGATGCTGACAACTAATACTTGTGCCATTACCTCCGGCCTCGGCGGCAATTGTAAACCCTTTCCGTAG